One Deltaproteobacteria bacterium genomic window, ACGTCTTCAAGCGGTAAATCGAAATCGACGTTCGATTCCAGGGGAAAGGAGCACCGGTGAAATGCCCTACCTCGACATGAACCTCGATCTGTCGTGGGAAGACAAAGAGGTCAAGGCGACCGCCCATAAATTCGCCAGGGAGGTGATGCGGCCGATCGCAAAGGAGGTCGATCGGTTGAGCGCCGAGGACGCCGTGGCCAGGAGTTCCCCCACGTGGGAATTCCTGCGGCAGGCGTACGCGATGGGGTACCACAAGGCGATGTTCCCGCCGGAACTCGGAGGGGGGGGGTTCACACCGCTGCAAGGACACCTGCTGAACGAGGAGATCATCTGGGGAAGCCTGGGGCTTTCGGGAATCATCCTGCTGGCTTCGTGGCCGTTCTTCAAGATCCTGCAGTCCGGGGACCCGGGGCTCATCGAGGAGTTCGTGGAGCCGTACTGCAGGACCAGCGTCCCGGACATCACCGCCTGCTGGGCCGTCACCGAACCGGACCGAGGCTCCGACACGATCAACGTGGGCGAGCCGTTCTTTTCCGTCCCCGGTGCGAGGATGAACGTCCAGGCCCGGCTGGACGGGAACGAATGGGTGCTCAACGGGCAGAAGTCCGCCTGGGTGACATGCGGTCCCATCGCGACGCACTGCATGCTCAACGCCACGGTCGATTCGACGAAAGGCCTGGCGGGAGGCGGGGTCTTCATTCTCCCGCTGGATCTCCCCGGAGTATCCCGGGGGAAAGCGCTCGAGAAGGTGGGGCAGCGGGATCTTCCCCAGGGAGAGCTGTTCTTCAGCGACGTGCGGGTCCCGAAGCGGTACATGTTCGTGGGGCCCGAGAATTACACCGTCTGGCTCGCGAACAACCTCGCGTTCGGCAACGCCGCCATGACGCTGTTCGCCATCGGGTTGGCGCGGGCGGCGTTCGACGAGGCGTTCCGGTACACGAAGGAAAGGGTCCAGGGCGGGAAGGTCCTGATCGACCATTACCTCACGAAAGTGCGGATCGCCCGGATGTTCGGTAAGGTCGAGGCGATCCGCGCGACCAGCCGCGCTGTCTGGAACCTGGCGCTGAACGTCCACCCGCCGTACCCCGAATATTCATACGCCGCCAAGGTCACGTGCACGGAAATGGCGCGGGAAGTCATCGACGAGGCGGTCCAGCTGCACGGGGCGAACGGGCTGACCAAGGAGTACCCGGTCGAGAAGTTCTGGAGGGATTCCCGGGCGCTGACGATCGAGGACGGGGAGAGCAACACCCTGTTGGCGATGGCGGGTTATTTCCTGAAGGACACCTACCCCAGGGCGGGCAAACCGTGATCCATCCGGGGAATACCGGAGGCGAAATGACGGAGGAATGCGTTTCGTTTCGACTGGACGGGAAGGCCGCCCTGGTGACGGGCGCGTCCCGCGGGATCGGAGCGTGCTGCGCAAAGACGCTGGCGCTGGCCGGCGCCAAGGTGTTCGCCACGGACGTGCTCGAAAAGGAAGGACGGGAGGTGGTCGAGGGGATCCGCCGGGCGGGAGGCGACGCCGAGTTCGGATTGCTGGATGTCGCCGGCGAGAAGAGCTGGGAGGCCGGAGTAAAGTCGATCCTGGAACGGTTCGGCGGGTTCGACATCCTGGTGAACAACGCCGGGGTCGAGATCGTGCGGCCGATCCTGGAGACCCGCCTCGAGGAGTGGCGCGCCCTGCACTCCGTGAACCTGGACGGGGTCTTTCTCGGGATGAAGGCCGCCGTCCGGGCCATGATGCCGGGGGGAGCCGCCGGAAGAGGCGGATCCATCATCAACCTGTCGTCGATCGCCGGCCTGATCGGATTCCCGTTCCTGTCCGCGTACTGCTCCTCCAAGGGAGGGGTGCGGAACCTCTCCAAAGCCGTCGCCGTCGAGTGTGCGAAGTCGGGATACGGCATCCGCGTGAACTCCGTCCACCCCGGGTTCATCGGGACGACGCAGATGGCCGAACGGTTCTTCGCCTCGGTGGCGGCGCACTTCTTCGACGGCGACCGGGAGAAGGCGATCGAGTACTGCAGGGGGCTCACCCCGGCGGGCCACATCGGAAATCCCCTCGACATCGCGGCGGCCGTGCTGTTCCTTTCCTCCGACGCGTCCGGTTTCATCACCGGCACCGAACTCACCGTGGACGGGGGTTTCACGGCGGTATGAGAGGGCGGGACGTGCCGTCTGCGGTCTCCCGGATTCTCCGGGAAAAAGCGGAATCGATCGGCGATTCGCCCTTCCTGCGGTTCGGGGAGGGGGTCGTCACCTTCGGATGGATGGACGAGCGGAGCAACCGGGCCGCCAACCTGTTGCGGGAGATCGGGGTCCGGCGGGGGGACAAGGTCTGCCTGATGACCGCGAACCGGCCCGAATTCGTCGAGCTTTGGTTCGGGATCGCGAAGCTGGGCGCCATCATGGTGCCGTTGGAGCCCTCCCTGGAACCGGATTCCGTGTCCTACGTCGCGAGCCACTCCGACGCAACGGTGTTCGCGGTGGAGGGTTCCGCCTGTCCCTCGATCGAGGATCGGCTCCGGAAATCGCCGCAGATACGGAAAAAGCTGTGGATCGGAGAAGCGGGAGCCTCCCCCCCGGGTTTCCTGGATTACCGGGAGACGGTGGGGGCGTTCTCCGCGGCGGCCCGGTTCCCGGCGACGGATCCTTCCGACGTCATGTCGATCGTCTACACGCCCGGCACCTCCGGGCTCCCCAAGGGCGCGATGCTTTCCCAGCGCAACTACCTGCATTCCGGAAGGGTCTGGTCGGAGAACGTGGTGCGTCCGGGGGAAAACGACGTATTCTACACGGCCCTTCCCCTCGCCAGGATCCAGACCCAGACGCTCATGGTCGTGGGAGCCTTGATCGGCGGACGCCCGATCGTGCTCGCGGACGGTTTCGACGCCCGGACGTTTTTCAACGAAATCCGGCGCAGCGGAGCGACCGTGTTCGACTACGCGGGTTCGATGATCGACCGCCTGCTCGCGCTGGAACCGTCGCCGGAGGACGCGTCGAATCCCGCGCGCCTCGCTTTCGGGGGCGCGATCTCCGGATTCGTGCGAAGGGCGTTCGAGAACCGGTTCGCCGTCGAAGTGGCGGAGGGATTCCACCTGGTCGAGTGCGGAGGGATGTGCATCGCCAATTCCGGGGAACGGGCGAAGGAGGGGGCGATCGGAAGGCCGCTGCCGTCCTACGAGGTGAAGATCGTAGACGAATTCGGGGAGGAGCTGCCGACGGGGCTTTCCGGGGAGATCGTGCTGCGTCCCCGGGTCCGGGAGGCGACCTTCCCGGGGTATTACCGGGAGCACGACCGGACGGCGGAGTACATGCCCAACGGCTGGTTCCACACCGGCGACCGGGGGTACGTGGATACGGAAGGCGATTTCTACTTCCTCGACCGGAAGGCGGATTGCATACGGCACGGAGGGGAGATGTTTCCCTGCGTCGACATCGAGAGGGTGGTCAACTCCCACCCCGAGGTGCTGGAATCGGCGGCGACCGGCGTCCTCGCGGAGCTGGACGACGAGATCGTCCGGCTGTTCCTCGTTCTCCGCCCCGGCGGGACCCTCTCCGGGGAAGCGGTCATCGCGTGGTGCAAGGAAAGGATGCCGCCGCACCTGGTGCCCCGGTTCGTCGAAATCGTCCCCGGGCTCCCGAAAACCGTGGCGGGGAGCATCCGGCGGTTCGAACTCCGCAAGCGTCCCGTTCCGGAGCAGCGGGTCCCCCCCCTTTGAGCGGTGTTTTCTACACCTCCGCAGGATTGTTGGGAATCAACCCCTATTTTATAAATTTGGCCACAGGGATACCGCACCGATCGGTTGTCGGGTAGAGAAAACGAGGAGGAGGACGGAATGAAAAAGTCGGGAGGGGGAGGCAGTCTCGTACTTGCGTTTGCCGTGCTCTTTTTTTACTCCAGCAGCGCATCCGGGTACACGCTGCTGGACGGGAATTTCGAGCTGAAGGGATTCGTGCGCCACATCACCGCGGTCCGGACGGAGAACCCGAAAGGCGGGCTGGGCGGCGACCAGTTCAAGAGCGGAGAGGTCGAGCTGTCCAAGTCGTTCCTCCAGGTGGAGGGCACGTACACCGTGAATCCGGGCCTCAAGGTGTACAGCCGCTGGCGCGGCGCGTACGACGCATCGTTCGATTTCAAGGGGCAGGAGAAGTTCCCCCCGGCCGTGGTCGACGACCAGAGGCTGGAAAACGAGATCCGCGAGCTGTACGTGGACGTCCGCAGGGGGCCGCTGTTCGTGCGGCTGGGGAAACAGCAGGTGGTCTGGGGCGAGTCCGACGGACTCCGGCTGGCCGACATCATCAACCCGCTCGACTTCTCGTGGCACTACTTCCTCGAGGATTGGCAGGATATCCGCCAGGGGCTCCCGATGATCCGGGCGATCTACGGTGTCGCGCCCAAGACGGACCTGGAACTGGTATGGGCCCCCGTCAGCTTCAAGCCGGCCAAGTGGGCGGGCGTGGGCACCTTCTGGGAGTTCCCGGGCGCCGGGATCGGCGGGATCCCGGAGAAGAAGTACGACACGAACGTGCGGAACGGCTCCGTCGGCGGGAAGGTGAAAACCACCCTCGGGTCCGGCCTGGACGTGTCCCTCTACGACTACTACCACCGGTTCGAGATGCCCTCGCCGGAGCTCTCCTCCACCGGGCTGGAGTTCGCCCACCCGTTCGTGAACTCCATCGGCGGCACGTTCAACGTGTTCGCCGATCCCGTGAAGACGGTGTTCCGCGGGGAGGCGGTGTACAACCAGGACGAGCCGCACACGGATTTCACGAAGCCCAACTTCATCTCCAAGAAGAACACGATCGCCTTCATGCTGGGAGCGGACCGCCCGACGTACCTCCCGATCAACTCCGAGTCCTCGTTCCTGAGCTTCCAGGTGTTCTACAAGCAGGTCCTCTCCCCGGACGACACCACCATCATGTTCGGCGACAGCGCCGCGCCCGGGAAAAAGGACTCCCAGACGATGATTTCCGGCTTCATCTCGACGCCGTACACGTATCTCATCCCCAACGCCATCCTGACCCCCTCCTTCTTCGTCTTCTACGACGTGATCGGGGCGGGGTGGATGCGGCCGATGGTCAACCTCAAGTACGGCGACAACTTCAGCGTTTCCCTCGCGTGGAACAAGTTCTGGGGGCACAAGGACGGACGCGGATTCTTCGACCCGTTCAGCGATCGGAGCGAGGCGTACATCGATCTCAAGTACTCATTCCAATAACCAACAGCCTGCCGAACAGGCCACGGACGGGAGGGAAATGATGAAAAGGTTCTTGCGTGTCCTTACTGCCTTCATCGTCGGATCGGTGTTCATCGGGTCGCTCTCCACGGCGTACTCCGCGGAATCGACCCGGGAGAAAAGCTATCTCGGCGGAGAGGTGAAGTTCCGGATCGATAAATCGAACGTGGAACAGTACAAGGACAAGCTGGCCCTCGGGGTCTACCAGCTGGTGAAGGAGTGGGGATACGTCGTTCCCGTGTACGACACCGTACACGATTACACGTTCCCGAAGGAGTACGTCGAGGCCACGGAAAAGTACAAGGGGACGGCCCGGATCAACAAGCAGGGCGGACTCGAGAACTACACGGCGGGCCTGCCTTTCCCGGATCCGAAGACCGGGGCCGAGGTGATGTGGAACTACGAGTACAAGTATTCCGGGGACGATTTCTTCTGGACCACGTACGACATCGACGCGATCAGTTCCACCGGGAAGCAGAAGAAGCTCCTCGGGTACTACCGGCGCCTCGCATACCAGGGGCGCGTGAAGCAGGCGCCGATGCCGTCGATAGCGAATCCCGACGGCGTGGCGGTGAAGGAGATCCAGGGGATCTCGTATCCCGAGGACCTTGCCGGGTTGGCCCTGCTCACCGCCCGGTACCAGAGCGCCACCAAGGGGGACGACGGGTGGATGTACATCCCGACCATCCGCAGGGTCCGCCGCATCTCCGTGGCGCAGCGCGGAGACACGTTCGGCGGCACGGACTTCACGTGGGACGACTACCGCGGATTCTCGGGAAAGGTCTCCGATTACAACTGGACCCTGCTCGGGAAGAAGGAGATGTACGTGGCGTACCATCCCCTCTCCAACAATCCGAAGTATGCGGGGAAGATCCCGGCTCCCGACGATCTGCGGTACGAACTGAAGGAAGTCTACATCGTCGACGGCGTGAACAAGGACAAGGATTACGTGTACGGGAAGCGGCGGATCTACGTGGACGCGGACAGCTTCGCGGTGTGCTCGAACGACCTCTGGGACCGCAGGGGGCAGCTCTGGAAGTACAACGAGGCGGGGCTGACGGTGAAGAAGAACGACCACGTGATGTTCAACTACTACCAGAACATGTTCGACCTGATCGCCAAGCGCGGATCCATGGCGTACAACGCCGTGCTGAAGACGAACATCGGCCAGAAGGAAAGCGACTTCACGACGACGAAACTGCAGACCCAGTCGAGGTAGGATCCCGACGCGCGGCGCGGGGGTGCGGGTCCCCGGCCACGCGTTCACGGTTGGGGAGGGAAAATGCCGCATCCCGGCTCCCTCCGCCGGATGCGGCACGGACCGACCCTCCTCCGAGGATTGGGAAGGGAAAAGGGGGAACCCCCCCGATCCCTTCCCACATCCTCCTGGAGGTGTCCGGATCAGGAGGGTGGAGGCGCCACCCGGCATGGACGGCAGGAAATTCATCGAGGATGGATGGTTCCGCGATTTCGGCCGCGGAATGGCGTTGGCCGGCGGCCGTTGCCCCGCCTGCGGACGGATCTATTTCCCCGCGAAAACGGTTTGTCCCGGCTGCTTCGGTGCGGACCAGCAGAGCGTGCCGTTGAGCGGCAAGGGGACGCTTCACACGTACGCCCGGTCCTGCATGGGACCCTCCGGGATCGAGACGCCGTACTACATCGGCTTCATCGATCTCCCCGAGGGGATCAGACTCTTCTCGCTCCTGGCGGAATGCGAACCGTGGGAAGAGGTCCTCTCCGTCGGGATGGAGATGGAAATGGTGATCGGGCCGATCCGACGCGACGAGGAGGGCGCGGAAATCGTCAGCTACATGTTCAGGCCATCCCGGGTCACGCCCTCATGAGGGAGGTGGCGATCGTCGGCATCGGGGGAACGCGGTTCGGGAAATACGGCGACCGGTCGATCCGCGTTATCGGCGAGGAATCGTGCATTCAGGCGATCCGGGACGCCGGGATGAAGCCCCGCGACATCCAGCAGGCCTACGTCGGGAACCTGGCGCAGTGGGAGTGGGGGCAGGGGCTCCTGGTGGGCCACTCCGTGCTTCGGGAGATCGGCATCACGCGGATACCCGTCACGCGGGTGGAGAACGGATGCGCCACGGGATCCAACGCCTTTCACGAGGCATGGTACAGGGTCGCGACGGGCGCCTGCGACGTGGCGTTGGCGTTCGGGGTGGAGCAGATGACGGTGGCCGGTTCGGAAAAGATCCTGAACGTGTTCACCGGGCGGCAGCACGCGGAACGGGACGGCGACATGGGCAACACCGCCCCGGGGTTGTTCGCCCTCATGGCCCGGCGGCACATGGAGGAGTTCGGGACCACGCGGGAGCAGATCGCCATGGTGGCGGTCAAGAACCGGGAATACGGTTCGCGGAACCCGGACGCCCAGCTGACGCGCCCCGTGACGCTTGCGGAGGTTCTGGGGGAACGGATGATCTGCGATCCGCTGACGCTGCCCCAATGCTGTCCGCGCGGGGACGGCTCGGCCGCCGCGATCCTCGTCGCCGCGGAGATCGCCGGAAGATACTCCTCTTGTCCCGTGTCCGTGGCCGCATCGGTCCAGGTTTCCGGATCCTACTCCGACGAGGGGAGCTACACCGGCTTCGATACGGACGTGCGGGCCGCCGCCGCCGCGTACCGGATGGCGGGCCTCGGGCCGGAAGACATCGACCTGGCGGAAGTCCACGACTGCTTTAGCGTGGCGGAAATCGTCCACTACGAGGACCTCGGTTTCTGCCGCAAGGGGGAAGGGGGGCGATTCGTCGAGGAGGGGCACTCCGGACCCGGCGGAAGGATCCCCGTGAATACGAGCGGGGGGCTTCTCTCCAAGGGGCACGTGATCGGCGCGACCGGGATCTCGCAGATCGTGGAGCTCGTCCGCCAGCTCCGCGGGCAGGCGGGCGACCGGCAGGTCGAAGGCGCGAGGGTGGCCCTGCAGCACAACGGCGGAGGGTTCATCCACACGGACACCGCCACATGCTTCATCCACATCCTCAGAAATTGACCGGGACAGGGAGCGCGACTTGACGACCGACGTTTCCAGCAGGCCCTACCGGAACATGGAGATGGAATCCATCCTCAACACCCCGGAGATGGCGGCGATCCAGCTCGAGAAGCTCAAGAAGCTGATCGCCAGGCTCCACGAGGGGAAGCCGTTCTGGCGTGAGAGAATGGAGAAGGCGGGGGTCCGGCCGGGGAATATCCGGACGCTCCGGGATTTCGGGAGGAGCGTCCCGGTCTTCGACAAGGCCCAGCGGAGGAAATTGACCGAAGAGTGCGGCATGGACATGGCCCGCGTCGTGGACTGCCTGATCGGCGTCCCCGCGGAAAAGCTGTCCCTGATGGCCGCGACCTCGGGAACCACCGGCGAACCGACCCCGTACCCCATGACGCAACACGACATCGAATGGCTGTCGGAGAACATCGCCCGGATGCACTGGCGGATCGGGGTCCGCCCCGGCGACCGGATCGTCCACGCGTTCGGGCTGAGCATGTGGCTGGCGGGGGTCCCGTACGCCCAGTTCTCCCAGAGAAGCGGGGCGTGCGTGTTTCCCGTAGGCGCCGAGGGCGGAACGGAAAGGATATTGAAGTTCGCAAGCCTCTTCAAGGCGAACGTCCTCGCCTGCACGCCCTCCCTGGCCGAGCACCTGATCACGAAGGCGCCGGAGGCCCTGGGTTTCGAAGTGGGGAAACTGGGGATCAAGAGGCTCTTCTGCGGGGGGGAACCGGGAGCGGGAATTCCGGAGGTGCGCAGCAACCTGGAGAGCGCCTACGGGGCGAGGCTGTCGGACCACGGAGCCGGGTTCGGCATATCGTGCGACCATCCCGAGTACCAGGGGATGCACCACGTGGCCGACGACACGGTCCTCTGCGAGCTGGTCGATCCCGAGACCTACGAGCCCGTACGGTTCGAGGACGGGGCGAAGGGGCTGCCGGTCTTCACGACCCTGGAAGGGGAAGGGTTCCTCTGGTTCCGCGAGACGATCGGGGACGTCTGCCAGGTGTTCACCGCCCCGTGCCCGTGCGGAGCTACCGGATTCCGGTACAGGATCGTCGGCCGAGTCGACGACATGCTGAAGGTGAAGGGGATCATCGTGTACCCCGCGGCGATCGACGGCGTGATCGCGGGGTTCATGCCCCGGGTGACGGGAGAGTTCCGGATCGTCCTCTCGGAGCCTCCTCCCCGCGTGGTCCCGCCGCTGAAGCTGAAGGTGGAGGCGGGGAAGGACGTCCCGGCGGCCGACCTTCCCGGCCTGGCGCGGGAGATCGGGGAGAGGATGAAGAGCCGGCTGAAGATCACCCCGGGCATCGAGTGGGTGGGCCCCGGGACGCTCACGCGGTCCATGAACAAGACGCGGTTCATCGAAAAGGAGTACGAGAAGAATTGAACGGGGGAGAGTCCATGGCAACAGGGAAGGTGTCCACCCCGATCGACATCGGGTCGATGACGCTGAAACACCGGGTCGTGATGGCCCCGACGATCCACGAGATGTGTTACGGCGGCCACCCCACGGAGGCGTATATCGCCATCACGGAAACCTACGCCAGAAGCGGCGTGAGCATGGTGTGCGTCGGCGGGGCGACCATCGACCCCGGGAAGTCCGGGGATGTGTTCCCGAACGCCCTGTCGATCGCGGACGACGAGTGCATCTTCGGGCTGCAGCGGCTCGCCGAGACGATCCATGCGCAGGAAGCGAAGGCGTGCCAGCAGATCTACCACCCCGGCCGAGCGTCCGCCCGGTACTGGGCGCAATCGGATCCCTCCTGGCTGCCGTGGGGCGCCTCCGCGAAAGTTCCCTTCATGGCCGCCGCGAAATGGGAGATCACGAGGAAGGACGGGAAGTGGAGCGCGGTGAACACCATGACCCCCGCGCCGGTGCGGGAGATCTCCCTCGAGGAGGTCGAGCAGGTCGTTCGGATGCACGTCCTGGCCGCGCTGCGGGCGAAGAAGGCGGGGTTCGACGCCGTCAATATCCATTTCGCCA contains:
- a CDS encoding phenylacetate--CoA ligase family protein, which encodes MEMESILNTPEMAAIQLEKLKKLIARLHEGKPFWRERMEKAGVRPGNIRTLRDFGRSVPVFDKAQRRKLTEECGMDMARVVDCLIGVPAEKLSLMAATSGTTGEPTPYPMTQHDIEWLSENIARMHWRIGVRPGDRIVHAFGLSMWLAGVPYAQFSQRSGACVFPVGAEGGTERILKFASLFKANVLACTPSLAEHLITKAPEALGFEVGKLGIKRLFCGGEPGAGIPEVRSNLESAYGARLSDHGAGFGISCDHPEYQGMHHVADDTVLCELVDPETYEPVRFEDGAKGLPVFTTLEGEGFLWFRETIGDVCQVFTAPCPCGATGFRYRIVGRVDDMLKVKGIIVYPAAIDGVIAGFMPRVTGEFRIVLSEPPPRVVPPLKLKVEAGKDVPAADLPGLAREIGERMKSRLKITPGIEWVGPGTLTRSMNKTRFIEKEYEKN
- a CDS encoding AMP-binding protein, which translates into the protein MPSAVSRILREKAESIGDSPFLRFGEGVVTFGWMDERSNRAANLLREIGVRRGDKVCLMTANRPEFVELWFGIAKLGAIMVPLEPSLEPDSVSYVASHSDATVFAVEGSACPSIEDRLRKSPQIRKKLWIGEAGASPPGFLDYRETVGAFSAAARFPATDPSDVMSIVYTPGTSGLPKGAMLSQRNYLHSGRVWSENVVRPGENDVFYTALPLARIQTQTLMVVGALIGGRPIVLADGFDARTFFNEIRRSGATVFDYAGSMIDRLLALEPSPEDASNPARLAFGGAISGFVRRAFENRFAVEVAEGFHLVECGGMCIANSGERAKEGAIGRPLPSYEVKIVDEFGEELPTGLSGEIVLRPRVREATFPGYYREHDRTAEYMPNGWFHTGDRGYVDTEGDFYFLDRKADCIRHGGEMFPCVDIERVVNSHPEVLESAATGVLAELDDEIVRLFLVLRPGGTLSGEAVIAWCKERMPPHLVPRFVEIVPGLPKTVAGSIRRFELRKRPVPEQRVPPL
- a CDS encoding OB-fold domain-containing protein; translation: MEAPPGMDGRKFIEDGWFRDFGRGMALAGGRCPACGRIYFPAKTVCPGCFGADQQSVPLSGKGTLHTYARSCMGPSGIETPYYIGFIDLPEGIRLFSLLAECEPWEEVLSVGMEMEMVIGPIRRDEEGAEIVSYMFRPSRVTPS
- a CDS encoding DUF1329 domain-containing protein, with product MKRFLRVLTAFIVGSVFIGSLSTAYSAESTREKSYLGGEVKFRIDKSNVEQYKDKLALGVYQLVKEWGYVVPVYDTVHDYTFPKEYVEATEKYKGTARINKQGGLENYTAGLPFPDPKTGAEVMWNYEYKYSGDDFFWTTYDIDAISSTGKQKKLLGYYRRLAYQGRVKQAPMPSIANPDGVAVKEIQGISYPEDLAGLALLTARYQSATKGDDGWMYIPTIRRVRRISVAQRGDTFGGTDFTWDDYRGFSGKVSDYNWTLLGKKEMYVAYHPLSNNPKYAGKIPAPDDLRYELKEVYIVDGVNKDKDYVYGKRRIYVDADSFAVCSNDLWDRRGQLWKYNEAGLTVKKNDHVMFNYYQNMFDLIAKRGSMAYNAVLKTNIGQKESDFTTTKLQTQSR
- a CDS encoding thiolase family protein → MREVAIVGIGGTRFGKYGDRSIRVIGEESCIQAIRDAGMKPRDIQQAYVGNLAQWEWGQGLLVGHSVLREIGITRIPVTRVENGCATGSNAFHEAWYRVATGACDVALAFGVEQMTVAGSEKILNVFTGRQHAERDGDMGNTAPGLFALMARRHMEEFGTTREQIAMVAVKNREYGSRNPDAQLTRPVTLAEVLGERMICDPLTLPQCCPRGDGSAAAILVAAEIAGRYSSCPVSVAASVQVSGSYSDEGSYTGFDTDVRAAAAAYRMAGLGPEDIDLAEVHDCFSVAEIVHYEDLGFCRKGEGGRFVEEGHSGPGGRIPVNTSGGLLSKGHVIGATGISQIVELVRQLRGQAGDRQVEGARVALQHNGGGFIHTDTATCFIHILRN
- a CDS encoding acyl-CoA/acyl-ACP dehydrogenase — its product is MPYLDMNLDLSWEDKEVKATAHKFAREVMRPIAKEVDRLSAEDAVARSSPTWEFLRQAYAMGYHKAMFPPELGGGGFTPLQGHLLNEEIIWGSLGLSGIILLASWPFFKILQSGDPGLIEEFVEPYCRTSVPDITACWAVTEPDRGSDTINVGEPFFSVPGARMNVQARLDGNEWVLNGQKSAWVTCGPIATHCMLNATVDSTKGLAGGGVFILPLDLPGVSRGKALEKVGQRDLPQGELFFSDVRVPKRYMFVGPENYTVWLANNLAFGNAAMTLFAIGLARAAFDEAFRYTKERVQGGKVLIDHYLTKVRIARMFGKVEAIRATSRAVWNLALNVHPPYPEYSYAAKVTCTEMAREVIDEAVQLHGANGLTKEYPVEKFWRDSRALTIEDGESNTLLAMAGYFLKDTYPRAGKP
- a CDS encoding glucose 1-dehydrogenase, with protein sequence MTEECVSFRLDGKAALVTGASRGIGACCAKTLALAGAKVFATDVLEKEGREVVEGIRRAGGDAEFGLLDVAGEKSWEAGVKSILERFGGFDILVNNAGVEIVRPILETRLEEWRALHSVNLDGVFLGMKAAVRAMMPGGAAGRGGSIINLSSIAGLIGFPFLSAYCSSKGGVRNLSKAVAVECAKSGYGIRVNSVHPGFIGTTQMAERFFASVAAHFFDGDREKAIEYCRGLTPAGHIGNPLDIAAAVLFLSSDASGFITGTELTVDGGFTAV